The following are from one region of the Sciurus carolinensis chromosome 5, mSciCar1.2, whole genome shotgun sequence genome:
- the As3mt gene encoding arsenite methyltransferase: MPTPRDAESQKADIRKDVQNYYGQVLKTSKDLQTNACVTTARAVPKHIREALQNVHEEVSLRYYGCGLVIPECLENCWILDLGSGSGRDCYALSQLVGEKGHVTGIDMTKGQVEVAKKYLDYHMEKYGFQTSNVTFIHGYIEKLAEAGIQNESYDIVISNCVINLVPDKEQVLQEVYRVLKHGGELYFSDVYASLELPEEIKTHKVLWGECLGGALYWKDLFLLAQKIGFCPPRLVTASLITIQNKELERIIGDCRFVSATFRLFKLPNTGPTKRCQAVYNGGITGHEKQLIFDANFTFKEGEMVEVDEETAAVLKNSRFARDFLFRPIEDKLPTSGGCSVLESKDIITDPFKLAEDSDNKKPKCASNVAGSCCGKKKSC, translated from the exons A TGCCTACCCCCCGCGACGCTGAGAGCCAGAAGGCTGATATCCGGAAGGACGTGCAG AACTACTACGGGCAGGTGCTGAAGACATCGAAGGACCTCCAGACTAATGCCTGCGTCACCACAGCCAGGGCGGTCCCCAAGCACATCAGGGAAGCCCTGCAGAATGTACATGAAGAAGTTTCTTTAAG GTATTATGGCTGTGGTCTGGTCATCCCTGAGTGTCTGGAAAACTGCTGGATTTTGGATCTGGGTAGTGGAAGTGGCAGAGATTGCTATGCACTTAGCCAACTGGTTGGTGAGAAGGGCCATGTCACAGGAATAGACATGACCAAAGGCCAG gtGGAAGTGGCTAAAAAATACCTTGACTATCACATGGAAAAATATGGCTTCCAGACCTCCAATGTGACTTTCATTCATGGCTACATTGAGAAGTTGGCAGAAGCTGGAATTCAGAATGAGAGTTACGATATTGTTAT ATCCAATTGTGTTATTAACCTTGTGCCTGATAAAGAACAAGTGCTTCAGGAAGTGTATCGTGTCCTGAAG CACGGTGGGGAGCTATATTTCAGTGACGTCTATGCTAGCCTTGAATTGCCAGAAGAAATCAAGACACACAAAGTTTTATGGG gtgaGTGCCTAGGTGGTGCTTTGTATTGGAAGGATCTTTTCCTCCTTGCCCAAAAAATTGGATTCTGCCCTCCACGTTTGGTCACTGCCAGTCTCATTACAATTCAAAACAAGGAACTTGAAAGAATTATTg GTGATTGTCGTTTTGTTTCGGCCACATTTCGCCTCTTCAAACTCCCTAACACTGGACCAACTAAAAGATGCCAAGCTGTTTACAATGGAGGAATCACAGGACATGAAAAACAATTAATATTTGATGCAAATTTCACATTTAag GAAGGTGAAATGGTTGAAGTGGATGAAGAAACAGCAGCTGTCTTGAAGAATTCACGATTTGCTCGAGATTTTCTCTTCAGACCAATTGAAGACAAGTTGCCAACATCTGGAGGCTGTTCTGTTTTAGAGTCAAAG